In the genome of Nitrospira sp., the window TGATGTCGTACTTACAGCAGACATGCCAGGCAGCGCCGGGCGCGAGATCAACGGCAAAGTTGATGCGTCCATTGCCGTAGAGGGCCTTCGTGTCGCAGCCCTCAAGGGTCAGAATCAGAGCTCTGCGAAAGTCACCGTGAACATAGCGGCTGATCAACCGTTGGGCGTCGCTCGTCCACTCGGTCTCGATATGACCTCTGCGCGTCAACGTTTTGGCCCGGACCTCGAAGATATCGGCGAAATCATTGCGAATCAGGAGTTCGAGATTGAAGCGCCGGTGTTGCGAGCTATAGTTCCGGATGTCGATGTCTTCGTGAAGCGCCTCTCCGATCGTGCGACCCAGCACGAGTCCCAAGGTCTCGGCTTCGATCGTTCCATGCTCCGTCGATACCCGTGGATTCACGAGATAGGTTCGCGAGGCGTAATAGGCAACGGCGCCGGAATTGAGAAGGGTCCATGGCGCGCCGTCGATATAGAGCTGATAGCGGCTGAGGTATCGAGTGTCCCGCGAATAGAGGCCCTGGTCGGAGGCAACCGTGATGGAGCCGTCGAATTCAGAAATTAAGAAGGTATTCCCGTGATTAATGGAGATGACGGGAGGGCCGACCGTGACTTTCACCGACATGCGCATCACCTCCGGCTACTGCCTGCCGGCGCCAACTAGCCCACCTTTCGCCCTGGACTCATCGTCGCGCATGGGGTCCTCCTCCCCTGCTCTTGGCTGGCGCTGCCGCTCTGCACGACACAACCGGCACGCTCATCCTTCCAGACCTCTTCCCATAGGCGAAAGCCGCCGGTGAAGGCATGGTCGTTGTCGCCAAGGCGAATGCCTTTCGGCAACTGCTTGATCCGTTTGGCATTGCCGCCGCCCAGCACCACGTAATCGGCTTGAAGCGCGTTCTTCAGCGCCATCACGACGCGCATGACGTATTGGCGCCATTTCTTCTTGCCGTACCGTTTGAGGCCGCGCAAGCCGACGTAATCTTCATATGTGCGACCTTTCCGGTACTGCAAGTGCGCCAGTTCCATCGGCACCAGCACGCCGTCGGTGATCAGCGCAGAACCCAGACCTGTGCCGAGCCCCAAGAACAACATGCGGCCGCCTTCGTAGCTGCCGAGGGCCTGCATTGCGGCGTCATTAAGCACCTTGACCGGACAGCCGAAGGCCTGCTTAAAATCGAACCCGACCCATCCAGCGGCCAGATTCTTAGGTTCCGCAGTCGGCCGACCGCCTCGTACCGCCCCTGGAAATCCCAATGAGATGACTTCATAGGACCAATCGGCGGCGAGTTGTTTGACCGCTTCCACCATGTTCTGCGCCGTCATGGTCGGACCGGATGGGATCTTTCGCGCGGTCCGTTTTCCGGTGACCATGATCTTCACATTGGTCCCACCCACGTCGATCACCAACACGTTGCGATGACGGCGGGATGCTTCGCTGTCGTCCTTCACTCGCCTTGCCATGGCATCAGGCCTCCAACTTTGGATTCGCACCGTATTCCCTTAAAACAACCAGCCGACAAACGCACACAACCGTGAACGGGCAACTACCCAAAGGCCGGCCAAAGCAGAGCTCGATCATGTCACCTTCAGGCCTATCCTTGGTCGACCGTCTTCTTGGCCCAAGGCGGCACCCCTACTTCCTGTCTTCGGGCTGCCCTGACGAGTCCACCTTACCCTTGAGAGCGGTCAGCCGCTTGTCCAGATCGGTATGGAGTTCGCCGAGATGGCGTGAAAAGTCTTCCGCCATGCCTTTCAAGGCTCCTTTCACTCCTTCCGACAGGAGTTCCGACCGTTCCTTCATCTCCTGCCCTTTGTGCTTCATCTCCTCAAGCTTCCCTGCCATTTGTGTTTTGGCTTCTGCCGCTTTTGCGATGAATTCAGTCTTGGCTTCCTCGGCCAGACGCAAAAAATCGGCCGACGCCTCGCCCGCCTTGTCTTTCAACGATCCGACCGTTTCTTGCAGCGACAGGGTGGCTTTTTCGATCTCCGTGTGAAGGTCTCCGGCCCGTTGTTTGAGCGAATCGACGGTGTCGGCGTGCGCAGCCTGGAATTCGGTGATGGAATCCGACACAGTCCTGGTGAGCTTTTCGGCGCCGGTCTTGATCGTGGAGGGTGCTTCGCGAGCCGCAGCCGTTGCGGTGGACGACACCCATTGCACCGCGCCGCGAAACTTGTCGATCGATTGGTCCACTTTGTCGAGTTCGTCGCGGGCCTCCATCCCCAATAGGTGAGCCTGAAGTTTCAGCTCATCCCGCTTCTGTTCCAAGGAACCCAGCCATTTCTTGATATCGTCAACCGTCAACGCCATGTTCCTGTCCTCCTTTTTAGCGCGTCCATTCACTGGCCCACGGTGAGGCATTGCGTGGCGCGCTCGATTTCATTGATCATTGTCTTGGCATAAGCCTGCAGCCGACCCATTCGATCGGTCCTGTCCCTCACTCCACCTCGATCGCGACTACCGCTTCGGCGCCCAGTGCGTCATGATCGTGGCTCGCCGCCACGATCTTGATCTCGTGCGAACCGCGAGTCAGCCCTTTGACCACACCCTTAAACCCTTTTTGATACTCTCCATCCACGTAACAATGGATGTGCGTGGCTTCCGTACCCTTAGACAGCCTGTACCGCACTTGGACAGAATCCCCTTTGATCACTGCGCCCTGTGTCGGGCTCACGATCGCGAGTCGGCTGCCGTCGTCATCGGCCGTCCATCCGACCACGCCGGCTCCCAATGACAACAACCCGACCAGCACTGACATCAGACCTATACGAAGCATTTCTTACCTCTTTGTTGGTTAATCGGTTCCATGTCGTCATCTTGCCTTCGATTTCCTGTCGAGTGCCCGATCGAGATTGAAGGCGGCGCTGATGAGGGCCAGGTGAGTGAAGGCCTGCGGAAAGTTGCCGAGCGCTTCACCGCATGGGCCGATCTCCTCCGAATACAGCCCGAGGTGGTTGGCGTGACCCAACATGCGTTCAAACAGCAGCCGCGCCTCGCTCAGTTTCGCGCGATCGACGCGTCCCGCCCTCGTCAATGCTTCGACCAGCCAGAACGAGCACATGGTGAAGGTGCCTTCTTTTCCGTGCAGCCCGTCTGCTCCCGTTTCGCTGTCGTAGCGGTACACCAACCCGTCCGAGGCAAGACCGCCATGTTTCGGTGAACGGTTGATGGCCTCCAAGGTTTTCAGCATCCTCGGATCGTTCGGGGAGAGAAAGAACACCAGCGGCATGATGAGATTGGAGGCATCCAGCGAGTCGCTGTCATAGTGCTGCACGAAGGTTTGGCGTTCGGGGCTCCATCCCTTCGTCATGATCTCTTCGTAGATTCGGTCCCTGACCTGAAGCCAGCGAGTGCGATCCGTCGGGAAAGACCGCTTCTCGGCCAATCGAAGGCCGCGATCCATGGCGACCCAGCACATCAACTTGGAGAACACGAAGTGTCTCCGTCCGCCACGCACTTCCCAGATGCCTTCATCCGGCTGTTGCCAGTTTTCACAGAGCCAATCAAGCCGTCTCCGGATACGCGTCCACACATCATATCCGATCGGCATCACATATTTGTTATACAGGTACACTGAGTCCAACAGTTCACCGTAGATATCCAATTGCAGTTGGTTGTACGCGCCGTTGCCGATGCGCACCGGCCGAGACCCTCGATAGCCGTCCAAATGATCGAGGGTGTGCTCCGTGAGATTGTGGCGTCCGTCGATGCCGTAGACGATCTGCAACGATCCATCGGATTCCACCTCTCCAGCTCGCGCCCCCAACCATCCCATGAAGCCGACCGCCTCGTCGGTAAATCCGATCCGCAACAAGCCGTACAGGGTGAAGGCGGCATCCCTGATCCACGTATAGCGATAATCCCAGTTCCGGACTCCACCGAGAGTCTCCGGCAAGCTGCACGTCGGAGCGGCGATGATGGCGCCGGTCGGTTCGAACGTCATCAGTTTCAGGGTAAGCGCTGAGCGGTGGACCATCTCCCGCCAACGACCTGCGTAGGTACATTTAGACAACCAGCGACGCCAATAGTCCACCGTCTGTTCGAAGAGTTCGTCGCTTTCTTCCGCCGCTGGACAAGAGCCGCAGCCCTCATCGGATTGAATGCCTCCGAGCACGAACACCGTCGACTGCTCCTCGTCCAAAGTAAAGACCGCCGTTACGCCGCGACCATCCGTCACGAGCGGTAGCTCCGTCGCCAGCCCCAGACTGAGGCCGGCGGAATGGAAGCTGGCCCCTTGCTTGGTCACGACTGTGTGATGAGTTGCCCGAGCATAGTCAAAGGCGGGATGGCATCGCAGGCGAAACTCCACGCTGCCCTGCCTGACTCTCACCCGGCGAATGAGCGAATGCCGCCAGGCCGAATCGTTCGACAGACCCGGCGGCATGAAATCCTCGATCTCGGCGATTCCACCCGCAGCGTAGAAGCGTGTGATCAGGATATTCGTGTCGGGCCAATAGAACTGTTTGGTCCTCACGTCCTCATGAGTGGCGACAATCTCGAATCGACCGCCTTTCTCGTGATCAAGAATGGCCGCGAAGACGCTCGGAGAATCAAAGTGCGGAAAGCAGAACCAATCGATCGAACCGGCGATGCTGACGAGCGCCGCCGTGCGCATGTTCCCGATGATGCCGTAGTTTTGGATCGGTTGGTAATTCATCGACGTTGCCTCTCTGAATCGCCGAAGCAATTGTTCCCGAACATCGGACTGCCTTGAGCTGTTTCCCTGGCTGAACAGCACGATTTCTCAGCTGTTCGTTGGTAACCGCTTCTGAAGAGTTCTCGCACACCTCACTTCGACAAATCCACCGCATCGTTGTGGGCATCAAGCGAGCGAATGATGCGGGCTGGGTTACCAGCAACAACCTTGGCCGACGGAACGTCACGTACCACGACGCTGCCTGCGCCAATAACGCTGCGGTCACCGATGGTCACGCCCGGCAGTACGATCGCGCCGCCTCCGATCCATACATCGTTACCGATACGGATCGGACGGGCATACTCCAAACCGGATCGTCGCACCTCCGCCTCAAGCGGATGGGCCGCAGTGTACAACTGCACCGCCGGACCCATCTGCAGATTATCGCCGATCTCGATCGACGCGCAGTCGAGAAAGACGCAGTTGAAGTTGATGAAGGCGTTCCGTCCGAGCCGGATGTTATAGCCATAATCACAGAAAAACAGCGGCCTGATGACTGCGCCGTCCCCGACCGAACCACAGATCTGACGCAGTAGTGCCATACGGGCTTCCGTGGCTTCGCTCGGGGTGGCATTGTACTGGGTCAACAGGCGCTGGACCCGTTCTGTGTCAGCGACGAGCTCCGAGTCAACCGAGCGGTAGAGCTTTCCGCTCAGCATCTTCGTCTTTTCTGATTTTGCCCTCATGGAACCCTGCTTGTCGAATCGATCCTGCTCACCGCTGTAACGCAGCCCATAGACGCTACCGCTCCCACCGGCCGTTCAGCTTTCCGGCTCTCCTGTCGGCAACGACTTCCTCAGGCACACAGGCTTTGCCGACGCTCTGTGAAACGGTGGCCTCAACGGTAGCCGGGAGTTAGGTCGAGCACGGAGGGTTCGGGTTGAGCACGACGAGGCGCGGCTTCCGATGCCATGTGAGGGACATTTGAGATTCCTCATCCTTTTGGCGGTCGGCTAGCCCTGGTTCTCGATCTCGCCCCAACCTTGATCGGTTTCGTGCGTCTGCGCTTCAGGCTTCGGCGGACGGCCCGCTCCGTCCCGGTGAGGGCGTTGCTGATCGCGGCATCCGGAGATTCGTCCCGCGCTTCGTACACGACGCTCGGAAGACCGCTGAGGACCACTTTGATTCGACAAACATGATCGATGCCGCCGCGCGGACCGTTCACGTCCTCCACACGAACGCTGATCCGCTCGATTGAGTTCGCAAACTTTCCGAGCTTCACGCTCAGCGTTTGCCGGATGGACGCTCGTTGCTCTTTGCTGAGATCGACTCCTAACATTCGGATGTGCGCGGGAACCAGCGGCACATCCGTCCGGCCGGACTTCCGCTTGACTGCCTTGGGGATCCAGCCGGGGAAAGACGAACGTGTAGCGTTGCGGCCCAGTTCATCGAACGTGTTGGCGTTCATCATGCCACCGAGCCGCATGAGTGATCTTTTCACGAAACGGGCACGCGGACTTCCAGTGTCTTCCATATCCACCTCCCTTATCCGGATCCGTTCCTGACAACGGAACCCATCTATAGCCCGCCGAACAAGCTGTTCGTTCGATCCGACGTTCGGCGTTGTCTGCC includes:
- a CDS encoding ROK family protein: MARRVKDDSEASRRHRNVLVIDVGGTNVKIMVTGKRTARKIPSGPTMTAQNMVEAVKQLAADWSYEVISLGFPGAVRGGRPTAEPKNLAAGWVGFDFKQAFGCPVKVLNDAAMQALGSYEGGRMLFLGLGTGLGSALITDGVLVPMELAHLQYRKGRTYEDYVGLRGLKRYGKKKWRQYVMRVVMALKNALQADYVVLGGGNAKRIKQLPKGIRLGDNDHAFTGGFRLWEEVWKDERAGCVVQSGSASQEQGRRTPCATMSPGRKVG
- a CDS encoding glycoside hydrolase family 15 protein, translating into MNYQPIQNYGIIGNMRTAALVSIAGSIDWFCFPHFDSPSVFAAILDHEKGGRFEIVATHEDVRTKQFYWPDTNILITRFYAAGGIAEIEDFMPPGLSNDSAWRHSLIRRVRVRQGSVEFRLRCHPAFDYARATHHTVVTKQGASFHSAGLSLGLATELPLVTDGRGVTAVFTLDEEQSTVFVLGGIQSDEGCGSCPAAEESDELFEQTVDYWRRWLSKCTYAGRWREMVHRSALTLKLMTFEPTGAIIAAPTCSLPETLGGVRNWDYRYTWIRDAAFTLYGLLRIGFTDEAVGFMGWLGARAGEVESDGSLQIVYGIDGRHNLTEHTLDHLDGYRGSRPVRIGNGAYNQLQLDIYGELLDSVYLYNKYVMPIGYDVWTRIRRRLDWLCENWQQPDEGIWEVRGGRRHFVFSKLMCWVAMDRGLRLAEKRSFPTDRTRWLQVRDRIYEEIMTKGWSPERQTFVQHYDSDSLDASNLIMPLVFFLSPNDPRMLKTLEAINRSPKHGGLASDGLVYRYDSETGADGLHGKEGTFTMCSFWLVEALTRAGRVDRAKLSEARLLFERMLGHANHLGLYSEEIGPCGEALGNFPQAFTHLALISAAFNLDRALDRKSKAR
- a CDS encoding sugar O-acetyltransferase; the protein is MRAKSEKTKMLSGKLYRSVDSELVADTERVQRLLTQYNATPSEATEARMALLRQICGSVGDGAVIRPLFFCDYGYNIRLGRNAFINFNCVFLDCASIEIGDNLQMGPAVQLYTAAHPLEAEVRRSGLEYARPIRIGNDVWIGGGAIVLPGVTIGDRSVIGAGSVVVRDVPSAKVVAGNPARIIRSLDAHNDAVDLSK
- a CDS encoding HPF/RaiA family ribosome-associated protein, with the translated sequence MEDTGSPRARFVKRSLMRLGGMMNANTFDELGRNATRSSFPGWIPKAVKRKSGRTDVPLVPAHIRMLGVDLSKEQRASIRQTLSVKLGKFANSIERISVRVEDVNGPRGGIDHVCRIKVVLSGLPSVVYEARDESPDAAISNALTGTERAVRRSLKRRRTKPIKVGARSRTRASRPPKG